The sequence AGCCGGTACTAAGTTTAAAGGTCAGATGTTTCTGGCAGCTTCGTCGTCGGGTATACAGCCACGGATGAGTCTGAACGGTGGCCCGGTTCGTATGCAGGATGGTCAGGGTATCATTGAGTTTACGGCGCAGGGTGGCGCTTATGATAAAAATGGTTTGTCTAAGCGTACACTGACCGGTTCGATTGCTTATCAGACGCCAGCCGGTTTGAAAACTGTACCTTTAACCGCTGAATATTTCGTAGCGAAACCATCGTACGAAATTGAGTCGGGCTCGTTTCCACCGTTATATTTAGGCTGTGCTAATAAATTAAGTGTACAGAGCCCACAATTAGGCGCGTTATGGAATCCAAGCTTTTCGGCTGATGGAGCTTCGGTGATCCAGTCTGGCGAAAAAGGAAAAATTACCATTGTCCCCAGCGCAGCCCGTGTCACGCTTAATGTGAGCAATGGTGGCAGCTTACTGGGTAAAAATGATTTTCGGGTAAACCGAGTACCACGCCCAACGCTTGAGTTTTATGTTGGTGGTACAAAAGCAGGTGATCCACGTGGTGTACCGGCTGGTCAGGCACGGAGTGTGCGTGTTACGGCCGTGGCTGATGAAAGCTTTCGGAACTATTCGCCCGATGATGCCAATTTCCGGGTAACGGGCATTACCGTTATTCTGGCACGGGGTACTCGTAAAGTTGGTCAGGTAAATTTAGGCCCAGGTGGCGGTTCAATAGGTTCACTGGCGGCTGAGATACAGCCTGGTGATCGCTTGTCGATACAGGCGGATGGTGTTCAACGGCGTAATTTCAGAGGGGATATCAGCGATGTTCCTATGGGTAATCCCCAGCAAACAGTTCCGCTTTATTAATCGTACTAAATAAAGTAGTCTTTCGTTATCAACAGGAACGAAGGACAAAAACAAATACTTGACAATGAAACAAGTTAGAACGATGGCCGTGGCCGCCACATTACTGGCGGTAGCTGGTGGAGGAGCAATGGCGCAGGAGAAAGCAAGCACCGGCACAAACGCGCTGTCGGTTCGGGCGATTAATGAAAATGACATCATGATGAAGAAAACTCTTTGGCGTCGGATTGACCTCAAAGAGAAACAGAATCAATCGATGTTCTCCAAGAACAATGAGATATCGAAATATTTGATCGATGCGTTAAAAGCTGGCTTGATCGATGCTTACGAAAACGATTCTGTAACGACGAAATTGACGCCAGAGAAGTTTCAGCAGCGGATGATCATGCCGAACTCTGCACCACAATTATCGGCTGAAGAAATTGCCGCCGGTTTCGGTAATGAAACGACTGCCAATGGCGCAAACGATGGCTGGGGAGATGCCAAAAAGAAAGATCCTAAAGCCGCGGCAAAACCGGCTGACGATGGTTGGGGTGCTAAAAAGCCAGCTACTGCCGCTGCTGCTCAACCGGCTGATGATGGCTGGGGCGCACCCGCGAAGAAAAAAACGACTGCAAAGAACTCAAAAGGCAAAAAAGGAAAAGTCGTTGCACCAGTTGTGGAGCCTCCCAAAGCTGATACGGTGGCTAAAGTGGCAGCCGTTCCTGTTGGCGATGAATACTTTGCCAAAGAGTTTAACATTATGGAAATTAAGGAAGACTGGATTTTCGATCGTAAGCGTTCACGCTTGTACTACGATATCCAGACGGTAACTATTTATCTGCCTTCCGATAAAAATGCAGCCGGTGTCGAAACACCACTGGCTACGTTTAAATACAAAGATCTGGACAAGCTGTTCCGCAGTGACCCGAAGAAATTTATCTGGTATAACCCACAGAACCAGGCTCAGCATAAAAACCTTGCCGATGCGTTTGATCTGCGGCTGTTCTACGGTCGTATCACGAAAGTGGCTAACCCTGGCGATACCGATTTAGTTGGCATGTATGGCGACAAAGAGGGTTTGATGAAGTCATATCAGACGGAGTACGAACTTATGGAAACCGAACACGGTCTGTGGGAATATTAATAAAAAAGGCGGGGATGACCCGCCTTTTTTATGCTATAAGTGATAAATCGCAAGCGGCTACTCAGCCGCTTTATTTTTTTACTGTTCGATCGTATCAAAATAATTTTTCAGTTTGTGGGCGCGGTCTTTGCCAACTACCTCGGCCATTTCGTCAAGAGATGCTTCACGGATTTTAGTTACGCCCTTAAAATGCTTGAGAAGCTTGGCTGCTGTTTTCTTGCCAATGCCTTCCACATTTTCCAATTCGCTGATCAGGCTGTTTCGGCTCCGTTTATCGCGGTGATAGGTAATGGCAAATCGGTGAGCTTCATCGCGAATACGCTGGATAAGTTTAAGTGACTCTGATTTTTTATCGATATAAAGCGGAAGATTATCCTCCGGGAAATAGATTTCCTCGAGCCGTTTGGCAATTCCAATAATAGGCACTTTGCCATATAGATTTAGGGCTTTCAGGGCGTCGCAGGCGGCACTGAGTTGTCCTTTTCCACCGTCGATCACAATTAGATCAGGCATATCCGTTTCTTCTTCCAGTACACGCGTATAACGACGTGTTACGACCTCATACATACTCGCAAAGTCGTTCGGTCCAACAACCGTTTTGATCGAAAAATGCCGATACTCTCGATTGGCAGGCTTCCCACCAATAAAGCACACCATCGCCGATACCGGGTTTGTTCCCTGAATATTGGAGTTATCGAAGCATTCGATGCGGTTGGGTAAATTTTTCAACTGTAGATCCTGCTTTAACCGAATCAGTACGCGATCTTTTTTGCTGGCATTGGCTGTCGCTTCAGAAGCTGCCCGCTCCTGACGCTCCCGACGGAAATACAGAACGTTCTTGAGCGACATATCCAGCAGTTTTTTCTTATCACCAATCTGCGGAATGGTCACCTCTGCCTGCAAATCGACATCCAGCGGAATATTTGTAATGATCTCTTTGGCCTGACTACCGTATTGTTCCCTAAACTCAATGATCAGCATAGCCAGCAAGTCGGGGTCAGTTTCGTCGAGTTTCTTTTTGATTTCTACAGTATGTGCCTGCACAATTGTTCCGTTGACGACCTTCATAAAATTGATGTAAGCAGCTGATTCGTCGGAAGCGATGGAGAACACATCTGCATCGGCAATTTTAGGATTGACAACGGTCGATTTGCTCTGAAACCGTTGAATGACCTCCATCTTTTCTTTATAGTGTTGAGCCTGCTCAAAAGCGAGATCATTCGCAGCTTCAACCATCCGGCTTTTAAAATAATCCTGTGCCGGTTTCAGGTTGCCCTTCAGGATGTGATGAACCTGTTCAATGTCTTTGTCATAATCGGCCTCTTTTTGTTTCCCTTCACAAGGGCCTTTGCAGTTCCCAATATGATACTCAAGGCAGACTTTATACTTGCCAGCTTCAATATTTTCGGGCGCAAGGTTGTAGTTACAGGTACGAATCGTAAACAATTGACTAAACATATCCA comes from Spirosoma aureum and encodes:
- the porM gene encoding type IX secretion system motor protein PorM/GldM; amino-acid sequence: MAGTKETPRQKMIGMMYLVLTALLALQVTSAILEKFVLINNSLEQSTGAVSKVNQSTFDNIRATVEKSGNRATDLAIVKQADDVRKLTTEIVGEMDKLKDQIVETGGGRDESGNIKNLSEEESVAQVMIGTNRKGAAFKLKDQLNGYIENISKYSTTKYAPMALDGKDDPIANRSPDQRRKDFAELNFAQTPIPAALAVLSQKQADVRRIEGEVLDFLASKVGAQDVKFDKILAMLSMDSKVVVAGTKFKGQMFLAASSSGIQPRMSLNGGPVRMQDGQGIIEFTAQGGAYDKNGLSKRTLTGSIAYQTPAGLKTVPLTAEYFVAKPSYEIESGSFPPLYLGCANKLSVQSPQLGALWNPSFSADGASVIQSGEKGKITIVPSAARVTLNVSNGGSLLGKNDFRVNRVPRPTLEFYVGGTKAGDPRGVPAGQARSVRVTAVADESFRNYSPDDANFRVTGITVILARGTRKVGQVNLGPGGGSIGSLAAEIQPGDRLSIQADGVQRRNFRGDISDVPMGNPQQTVPLY
- the porN gene encoding type IX secretion system ring subunit PorN/GldN — encoded protein: MKQVRTMAVAATLLAVAGGGAMAQEKASTGTNALSVRAINENDIMMKKTLWRRIDLKEKQNQSMFSKNNEISKYLIDALKAGLIDAYENDSVTTKLTPEKFQQRMIMPNSAPQLSAEEIAAGFGNETTANGANDGWGDAKKKDPKAAAKPADDGWGAKKPATAAAAQPADDGWGAPAKKKTTAKNSKGKKGKVVAPVVEPPKADTVAKVAAVPVGDEYFAKEFNIMEIKEDWIFDRKRSRLYYDIQTVTIYLPSDKNAAGVETPLATFKYKDLDKLFRSDPKKFIWYNPQNQAQHKNLADAFDLRLFYGRITKVANPGDTDLVGMYGDKEGLMKSYQTEYELMETEHGLWEY
- the uvrC gene encoding excinuclease ABC subunit UvrC; the encoded protein is MPEFDYKQELAKVPHEPGVYRYFDLTGEVIYVGKAKDLKNRVSSYFTNSKQHDRKTLRLVSQIRKIEFTIVHTEFDALLLENQLIKRYQPKFNILLRDDKTYPFVCVTNENFPRVITTRRIDRKLGTFYGPFANLKPMYTVLDMFSQLFTIRTCNYNLAPENIEAGKYKVCLEYHIGNCKGPCEGKQKEADYDKDIEQVHHILKGNLKPAQDYFKSRMVEAANDLAFEQAQHYKEKMEVIQRFQSKSTVVNPKIADADVFSIASDESAAYINFMKVVNGTIVQAHTVEIKKKLDETDPDLLAMLIIEFREQYGSQAKEIITNIPLDVDLQAEVTIPQIGDKKKLLDMSLKNVLYFRRERQERAASEATANASKKDRVLIRLKQDLQLKNLPNRIECFDNSNIQGTNPVSAMVCFIGGKPANREYRHFSIKTVVGPNDFASMYEVVTRRYTRVLEEETDMPDLIVIDGGKGQLSAACDALKALNLYGKVPIIGIAKRLEEIYFPEDNLPLYIDKKSESLKLIQRIRDEAHRFAITYHRDKRSRNSLISELENVEGIGKKTAAKLLKHFKGVTKIREASLDEMAEVVGKDRAHKLKNYFDTIEQ